A region of Pyxidicoccus parkwaysis DNA encodes the following proteins:
- a CDS encoding dipeptidyl-peptidase 3 family protein translates to MNRTLLSLVGAALLSGAASAAEKTPARVPDATELQRLTARFAPVELKVDLKALPDSEKRALGKLVQASQVVDALFLHQRWAGNVTLLLDLQRDDSALGRARLHAFLLDKGPWSSLDEARPFIPGVPPKPDAANFYPAGATKAEVEAWVKSLPEAQQKEATGFYTTIRRGTDGRFITVPYSVEYQGELAQAAALLREAAALTKQPTLKAFLTARADAFLSNDYYASEVAWMQLDASVEPTIGPYEVYEDNWFNYKAAFESFIGLRDETETQKLAKFSGQLQALENALPIDAKMRNPKLGALAPIRVVNSLFSAGDANRGVQTAAYNLPNDERVTEKMGSKRVMLKNVQEAKFERVLVPIAKVSLTAKDQQDVSFDAFFTHILMHELMHGLGPHNITVDGKQTTVRQALQVASSALEEAKADISGLWALQQLVDKGVIDKQLERTMYTTFLASAFRSIRFGVDEAHGKGIALQLNHFLDTGAVKVNADGTFSVVPEKIRQSVTSLTKQLMEIQGRGDRKAAELLLAKMGVVRPPVQKVLEKLKDVPVDIEPRYVTAEELAREAVGSASDTAVRK, encoded by the coding sequence ATGAACCGTACCCTCCTGTCCCTCGTCGGCGCGGCGCTGCTGTCGGGCGCTGCCTCCGCCGCGGAGAAGACTCCCGCGCGCGTTCCGGATGCCACCGAGCTGCAGCGCCTCACGGCGCGCTTCGCCCCCGTGGAGCTCAAGGTGGACCTCAAGGCCCTGCCCGACTCCGAGAAGCGCGCGCTCGGCAAGCTCGTCCAGGCGTCGCAGGTCGTCGACGCCCTCTTCCTGCACCAGCGCTGGGCCGGCAACGTGACGCTCCTCCTGGACCTGCAGCGCGACGACTCGGCCCTGGGCCGCGCGCGCCTGCACGCGTTCCTCCTCGACAAGGGCCCGTGGAGCAGCCTCGACGAGGCGCGCCCCTTCATCCCCGGCGTGCCGCCCAAGCCGGACGCCGCCAACTTCTACCCGGCCGGCGCCACCAAGGCCGAAGTCGAAGCGTGGGTGAAGTCCCTCCCCGAGGCACAGCAGAAGGAGGCCACCGGCTTCTACACCACCATCCGCCGGGGCACGGACGGCAGGTTCATCACCGTCCCCTACAGCGTCGAGTACCAGGGCGAGCTGGCCCAGGCCGCCGCGCTGCTGCGCGAGGCCGCCGCGCTCACCAAGCAGCCCACCCTCAAGGCCTTCCTCACCGCCCGCGCGGACGCCTTCCTCTCCAACGACTACTACGCCAGCGAGGTGGCGTGGATGCAGCTCGACGCCTCCGTGGAGCCCACCATCGGGCCCTACGAGGTCTACGAGGACAACTGGTTCAACTACAAGGCCGCCTTCGAGTCCTTCATCGGCCTGCGCGACGAGACGGAGACGCAGAAGCTGGCGAAGTTCAGCGGCCAGCTCCAGGCGCTGGAGAACGCGCTGCCCATCGACGCGAAGATGCGCAACCCGAAGCTCGGTGCGCTCGCGCCCATCCGCGTCGTCAACAGCCTCTTCTCCGCCGGTGACGCCAACCGCGGCGTGCAGACGGCCGCCTACAACCTCCCCAACGACGAGCGCGTGACGGAGAAGATGGGCTCCAAGCGCGTCATGCTGAAGAACGTGCAGGAGGCCAAGTTCGAGCGCGTGCTCGTCCCCATCGCCAAGGTGTCGCTCACCGCGAAGGACCAGCAGGACGTCTCCTTCGACGCCTTCTTCACGCACATCCTCATGCACGAGCTGATGCACGGCCTGGGGCCGCACAACATCACCGTGGACGGCAAGCAGACCACGGTGCGCCAGGCGCTCCAGGTGGCGTCCAGCGCGCTCGAGGAGGCCAAGGCGGACATCTCCGGCCTGTGGGCGCTGCAGCAGCTCGTGGACAAGGGCGTCATCGACAAGCAGCTCGAGCGCACCATGTACACGACGTTCCTCGCCTCCGCGTTCCGCTCCATCCGCTTCGGCGTGGACGAGGCGCACGGCAAGGGCATCGCCCTGCAGCTCAATCACTTCCTCGACACCGGCGCGGTGAAGGTGAACGCGGACGGCACCTTCTCGGTGGTGCCGGAGAAGATTCGCCAGTCCGTCACCTCGCTGACGAAGCAGCTCATGGAGATTCAGGGCCGCGGAGACCGCAAGGCCGCGGAGCTGCTGCTCGCGAAGATGGGCGTGGTGCGCCCGCCCGTGCAGAAGGTGCTGGAGAAGCTGAAGGACGTGCCGGTGGACATCGAGCCGCGCTACGTCACCGCCGAGGAGCTGGCGCGCGAGGCCGTCGGCTCCGCGTCCGATACCGCCGTGCGGAAGTAG
- a CDS encoding fatty acid desaturase gives MQTPARHSSPDPWGVVLALGILGAWGGHLVFLFTARGLPWDAPLTWLHILLQAWLCTGLFITGHDAMHGTVSRLRWVNEVVGTVACFLFAGLSYRRLVVNHRAHHARPTGDDDPDFSTRTQAFWPWLATFMVRYTTLPQLGVMAAKFNVFVFLGVSQPRILGFWVVPALLGTLQLFYFGTYLPHRRPHTVDMAPHHARTLPRNHLWAMMSCYFFGYHWEHHESPGTPWWRLWRMKDARARDAARLGGLVREQEGVSR, from the coding sequence ATGCAGACTCCGGCCCGCCATTCCTCGCCCGACCCCTGGGGCGTCGTCCTCGCGCTGGGCATCCTCGGCGCGTGGGGCGGGCACCTCGTCTTTCTCTTCACCGCGCGCGGGTTGCCCTGGGACGCGCCGCTCACCTGGCTGCACATCCTTCTGCAGGCCTGGCTGTGCACGGGCCTCTTCATCACCGGGCATGACGCCATGCACGGCACCGTGTCCCGCCTCCGCTGGGTGAATGAAGTCGTGGGCACGGTCGCCTGCTTCCTCTTCGCGGGGCTGTCGTACCGGCGGCTCGTGGTGAATCACCGCGCGCACCATGCGCGGCCGACGGGCGACGACGACCCGGACTTCTCCACGCGCACGCAGGCCTTCTGGCCGTGGCTGGCGACGTTCATGGTCCGCTACACCACGCTGCCGCAGCTCGGCGTCATGGCTGCCAAGTTCAACGTGTTCGTCTTCCTGGGCGTGTCCCAGCCGCGCATCCTCGGCTTCTGGGTGGTGCCCGCGCTGCTGGGCACGCTGCAGCTCTTCTACTTCGGCACGTACCTGCCGCACCGCCGCCCGCACACGGTGGACATGGCGCCGCACCACGCGCGCACCCTGCCTCGCAACCACCTGTGGGCCATGATGTCCTGCTACTTCTTCGGCTACCACTGGGAGCACCACGAGTCCCCCGGCACGCCCTGGTGGCGGCTGTGGCGGATGAAGGACGCCCGCGCCCGGGACGCGGCCCGGCTGGGCGGTCTGGTGCGGGAGCAGGAGGGCGTCTCGCGGTAA
- the msrP gene encoding protein-methionine-sulfoxide reductase catalytic subunit MsrP — translation MSDKPPAEPPSSEITPESRYLRRRELLKNAGLFAGTAAAVAGGLYLLGRKQTRFMDAYVPDAGLVNAPVAKGQGPYDTDEPRTPYEDVTTYNNFYEFGLDKNDPARNAHTLRPRPWTVTIDGEVHKPQTVDIDQLASWSPLEERVYRMRCVEAWSMVIPWLGFPLGELLKRVEPTGNARYVAFNTLHDPEQMPGQRRGTLDWPYVEGLRLDEAMHPLTLMATGLYGRQLPNQNGAPLRLVVPWKYGFKGIKSIVRISLTRDEPPTTWNLAAPDEYGFYANVNPAVDHPRWSQASERRIGEGFERRPTLPFNGYAEQVAHLYTGMDLRKNF, via the coding sequence ATGAGCGACAAGCCGCCCGCCGAGCCCCCCAGCTCCGAAATCACGCCCGAGTCGCGCTACCTGCGCCGCCGCGAGCTCCTGAAGAACGCGGGCCTCTTCGCGGGCACCGCCGCCGCCGTCGCTGGAGGCCTGTACCTGCTGGGCCGCAAGCAGACGCGCTTCATGGACGCCTATGTCCCGGACGCGGGCCTCGTGAATGCGCCGGTGGCGAAGGGCCAGGGCCCGTACGACACCGACGAGCCGCGCACGCCGTACGAGGACGTCACCACGTACAACAACTTCTACGAGTTCGGCCTCGACAAGAACGACCCGGCCCGCAACGCGCACACGCTCAGGCCCCGGCCATGGACTGTCACGATTGACGGCGAGGTCCACAAGCCCCAGACGGTGGACATCGACCAGCTCGCGTCCTGGAGCCCGCTGGAGGAGCGCGTCTACCGCATGCGCTGCGTGGAGGCCTGGTCCATGGTGATTCCGTGGCTGGGCTTCCCGCTGGGCGAGTTGCTCAAGCGCGTGGAGCCCACGGGCAACGCGCGGTACGTGGCCTTCAACACCCTGCATGACCCGGAGCAGATGCCCGGCCAGCGGCGCGGCACGCTGGACTGGCCCTACGTGGAAGGCCTGCGCCTGGACGAGGCCATGCACCCGCTGACGCTGATGGCCACGGGGCTCTACGGGCGGCAATTGCCCAACCAGAACGGCGCGCCGCTGCGGCTGGTGGTGCCCTGGAAGTATGGCTTCAAGGGAATCAAGTCCATCGTCCGCATCTCCCTGACGCGCGACGAGCCGCCCACGACGTGGAACCTCGCCGCGCCGGACGAGTATGGCTTCTACGCCAACGTGAATCCCGCCGTGGACCACCCGCGCTGGAGCCAGGCCTCGGAGCGCCGCATCGGAGAAGGCTTCGAGCGCCGTCCCACGCTGCCCTTCAACGGCTACGCGGAGCAGGTGGCGCACCTCTACACGGGCATGGACCTGCGGAAGAACTTCTGA
- a CDS encoding sulfite oxidase heme-binding subunit YedZ, with protein MASRPLPWLNPALVVGGLSPLVMMAVQGPRGDLGPNAVEAALNQTGLFALVLLVASLACTPLRLVFKWTWPARIRRTLGLLAFTYAASHFLVYAVLDQGLKLGGILEDIGKRPFITVGFTALVLLVPLAVTSTNAWVRRLGFPRWQRLHRLAYVAAVLGVVHFVWRVKKDVTEPLIYAAVLGLLFAIRAAEAVRKRRARDAVAARSAASP; from the coding sequence ATGGCCTCGCGTCCTCTTCCCTGGCTCAACCCCGCCCTCGTCGTGGGCGGCCTGTCTCCGTTGGTGATGATGGCCGTGCAGGGCCCTCGCGGGGATTTGGGCCCCAACGCGGTGGAGGCCGCGCTCAACCAGACGGGCCTCTTCGCGCTGGTGCTGCTGGTGGCGTCGCTGGCGTGTACGCCGCTGCGGCTCGTCTTCAAGTGGACGTGGCCCGCGCGCATCCGCCGCACGCTGGGCCTGCTGGCCTTCACGTACGCGGCCTCGCATTTCCTCGTGTACGCGGTGCTGGACCAGGGGCTGAAGCTCGGCGGCATCCTGGAGGACATCGGCAAGCGGCCCTTCATCACCGTGGGCTTCACCGCGCTGGTGCTGCTGGTGCCGCTGGCGGTGACGTCCACGAATGCGTGGGTGCGGCGGCTGGGCTTCCCGCGCTGGCAGCGCCTGCACCGGCTGGCCTACGTGGCCGCGGTGCTGGGCGTGGTGCACTTCGTGTGGCGCGTGAAGAAGGACGTCACCGAGCCGCTCATCTACGCGGCCGTGCTGGGCCTGCTGTTCGCCATCCGCGCGGCGGAGGCCGTCCGCAAGCGAAGGGCTCGCGACGCGGTGGCGGCACGGAGCGCGGCGTCGCCCTGA
- a CDS encoding response regulator: MKAGTLPSPEPVPNRSTTEKAGPLGARPAAGVAPQRVLLVDDSRSIRTLLKIYLMARNFEFLEAESAEEGLKVAESGPVDLILTDFHMDGMNGADFAAQIRASPNAKLSKVPILMMTGDPNVAEVRALGQKAGISAFVRKPVSCAQLMTLVDTILPLPRK, translated from the coding sequence ATGAAGGCCGGAACCCTCCCCTCTCCTGAGCCCGTACCGAACCGCTCCACGACGGAGAAGGCTGGACCTCTCGGGGCGCGCCCTGCCGCGGGCGTGGCGCCGCAGCGGGTCCTCCTCGTGGACGACAGCCGCTCCATCCGGACGCTGCTGAAAATCTACCTGATGGCCCGCAACTTCGAGTTCCTGGAGGCGGAGTCCGCCGAAGAGGGACTGAAGGTGGCGGAGTCAGGGCCGGTGGACCTCATCCTCACCGACTTCCACATGGACGGGATGAACGGCGCGGACTTCGCGGCGCAGATTCGCGCGAGCCCCAACGCGAAGCTGTCCAAGGTGCCCATCCTGATGATGACGGGCGACCCGAACGTGGCGGAGGTCCGCGCGCTCGGGCAGAAGGCCGGCATCAGCGCCTTCGTCCGCAAGCCGGTGAGCTGCGCGCAGCTCATGACGCTGGTGGACACCATCCTCCCGCTGCCGCGCAAGTAG